In a single window of the Leptolyngbya ohadii IS1 genome:
- a CDS encoding IS5 family transposase, protein MEPQYRIRNWSEYNAGLKQRGSLTFWLEESVLEQWVIEELSGKPGASVFYSDLAIQTMATVKAVYRLAGRQCQGFLESIFQLMGIDLPVPDHSTLSRRLGHLSIELPVLPKEGARHVVVDSTGVKVYGEGEWKTRQHGVSKRRTWRKLHLGVDEATGEILAAVATTNDFHDGEVLNDVLEAIDEPIEQVSTDGAYDHRHCYDEIAAQGAKAVIPPRQDAVIWQHGNCKGNPHPRDENLRHIRKHGRKRWKQDSGYHRRSIAETTMFRLKTILGGNLSARKFDNQAVELFIKCAALNRMIQIAKPNSYKVEA, encoded by the coding sequence ATGGAACCTCAATACCGCATCCGCAACTGGTCTGAGTATAACGCTGGACTCAAGCAGAGGGGAAGCCTCACCTTCTGGCTTGAAGAATCTGTCCTAGAGCAGTGGGTCATCGAAGAGTTGAGTGGCAAACCAGGCGCGTCTGTCTTCTACAGTGACCTTGCCATTCAAACAATGGCGACCGTTAAAGCCGTCTATCGTCTTGCTGGACGGCAGTGCCAAGGCTTTCTCGAATCGATTTTCCAGTTGATGGGAATCGACCTACCGGTGCCAGACCACAGCACCCTGTCTCGGCGACTGGGTCACTTATCCATTGAATTACCCGTTTTGCCGAAAGAAGGCGCTCGCCATGTCGTGGTGGATTCAACGGGGGTGAAAGTGTATGGGGAAGGGGAATGGAAAACCCGTCAACACGGAGTGAGCAAGCGACGCACTTGGCGCAAGCTGCATCTAGGCGTGGATGAAGCAACCGGTGAAATCTTGGCAGCAGTGGCGACCACCAATGATTTCCATGATGGAGAAGTGCTCAACGATGTACTGGAAGCCATTGATGAGCCGATAGAACAAGTCTCAACTGATGGGGCATATGACCATCGTCATTGCTATGACGAGATTGCCGCCCAAGGAGCCAAAGCGGTGATTCCGCCGCGCCAGGATGCGGTGATTTGGCAGCATGGCAATTGCAAGGGCAATCCGCATCCGCGTGACGAGAACCTGCGCCATATCCGCAAGCATGGACGCAAGCGTTGGAAACAGGATTCGGGCTATCATCGTCGCTCAATTGCAGAAACCACAATGTTTCGGCTGAAGACCATTTTGGGTGGTAATCTGAGTGCGCGTAAATTTGACAACCAGGCGGTGGAACTGTTCATCAAATGTGCTGCACTGAACCGTATGATCCAGATCGCCAAGCCCAATAGCTACAAAGTTGAAGCTTAA
- a CDS encoding SNF2-related protein, with amino-acid sequence MTHLLRNHPWRISYSSDENNPVADFYIPALECAIQYDRKSGFFNSTILSKVARGLGAMLHNGGRMRLVMGCQFSPEDLQAIQQGYELRERLAQRLDADLQPPTNFAALKHFEILSWLIQNQYLDIRIAVPLRSNGLPEESDRQLDPNRIFHEKVGIITDTNGERIAFSGSNNESIGGWEANIESFHVYCAWDGGRDLERVQLECDRFEKLWNDEMPNVRVFEVPEAVRKKLLRYAPSTKPQWDRQAELDTRPLPDTDLPPEKPQLDPQATPFISQEDWDREHEAFDRLANLHGHSGCLDFVLKSIPIQPWAHQLKILRRVAQSFPCNTLIADEVGLGKTIETGLILRYLILSQRVKRVLVLAPASVQPQWHDELREKFNLHFWSYSQGELLDPYKQTIPLADNPWNTQNLILASSHLIRRKDRMQELLESEPWDLVVLDEAHHARRKSPQNRKDTPNRLLELMRQLRSKTKALILLSATPMQIDPIEVFDLLSLLGLKGHWQYGDNFCNYFAALTEQPDRYTLEFWQQMATDYFDRGGQPCPRLQQHLSKQDRLLAYRLQDIWKQGQKIVNARQLLEDEAFITASRQYLTTNTPLKDLMFRHTRDTLRQYYRRGLLERDIPVRQVQDNAIVLEPTREAELYCAVSDYVRHFYRLAQKENRKALGFLMTLYRKRLTSSFYAVQQSLQRRLDSLLTQQGNGLTSDDLAELDDADDAVIEGLESYLEPIDPKEIQYLEDLLRQFDNTGEDTKCARFITMLRQELNERESAIAFTQYTDTMDYLRDFLSSSFGNLVACYSGRGGELYQGGVWIAVPKEEIKHRFREGELKLLLCTESASEGLNLQTCGVLFNYDMPWNPMRVEQRIGRIDRIGQRYATVRIHNFYYDGTIEAKVYRKLRDRINAFAIVVGNLQPILAKVPTFIERAVMSADPQEEDVLLSEFDHDLETPPLRPALDEMVTMDVEADLAELQKPIVPAPVNPDQIEHLFTTSKLLQKCGIHLVQESNNTWQLTYNSKTYRVTFSPDLYGDQPSLQLMSFGEPLFEELLRTVMSCRPPVA; translated from the coding sequence TTGACTCATCTCCTACGGAATCATCCCTGGCGCATTTCCTACTCTAGCGATGAAAACAACCCAGTCGCTGACTTCTACATTCCGGCTCTCGAATGCGCGATTCAGTACGATCGCAAATCCGGCTTTTTCAACAGCACTATCCTGAGCAAAGTTGCCCGTGGGCTGGGCGCAATGCTGCACAACGGAGGACGAATGCGGTTGGTCATGGGCTGTCAGTTCAGTCCAGAAGACTTGCAGGCAATCCAGCAGGGATACGAACTACGAGAAAGACTGGCTCAACGACTCGATGCCGATCTTCAGCCACCTACCAACTTCGCCGCATTGAAGCATTTTGAGATCCTGAGCTGGCTCATTCAAAACCAATACCTAGACATCCGCATCGCTGTTCCCCTCAGAAGCAACGGACTTCCCGAAGAGAGCGATCGACAGCTTGACCCCAACCGTATTTTCCATGAAAAAGTTGGCATCATCACCGATACAAACGGCGAGCGGATTGCCTTTAGCGGCTCAAACAATGAGTCGATCGGCGGCTGGGAAGCAAACATCGAATCCTTCCATGTTTATTGCGCCTGGGACGGAGGACGGGATCTAGAGCGAGTCCAGCTAGAATGCGATCGCTTCGAGAAACTGTGGAACGACGAAATGCCCAACGTTCGAGTATTTGAAGTCCCAGAAGCTGTCCGAAAAAAGCTCCTCCGATACGCACCTTCAACCAAACCCCAATGGGATCGTCAGGCAGAACTAGATACTCGCCCACTACCTGATACAGATCTGCCGCCCGAAAAACCACAGCTAGACCCTCAGGCAACCCCCTTTATTTCACAAGAAGACTGGGATAGGGAACATGAAGCCTTCGATCGCCTCGCCAATCTACATGGACATTCAGGATGCCTCGACTTTGTACTGAAATCCATCCCGATTCAGCCGTGGGCACACCAGCTTAAAATTCTGCGCCGCGTCGCCCAATCCTTTCCCTGCAACACTCTGATCGCCGACGAAGTAGGACTGGGAAAGACGATCGAAACCGGATTAATTTTGCGCTACCTGATTCTGTCGCAGAGAGTAAAACGAGTTCTGGTTTTGGCTCCTGCCAGCGTCCAACCCCAGTGGCACGACGAACTGCGCGAAAAATTCAACCTACATTTCTGGAGCTACAGTCAGGGAGAACTGCTTGACCCCTACAAACAAACAATTCCACTGGCTGATAATCCCTGGAATACCCAAAATCTCATCCTGGCTTCCAGCCATCTTATCCGCCGCAAAGATCGGATGCAGGAGCTTTTAGAATCCGAACCCTGGGATCTGGTTGTACTGGATGAGGCACACCACGCCCGTCGTAAAAGTCCGCAGAACCGGAAGGATACCCCTAACCGACTGCTGGAACTGATGCGACAACTGCGATCGAAAACCAAAGCTCTGATTCTGCTCTCCGCTACCCCCATGCAGATTGATCCGATCGAAGTCTTTGACCTGCTCAGTCTTCTTGGCTTGAAAGGGCACTGGCAGTACGGGGATAACTTCTGCAACTATTTTGCTGCGCTGACTGAACAACCCGATCGCTACACCCTAGAGTTTTGGCAGCAGATGGCAACCGATTACTTCGATCGTGGCGGGCAACCCTGCCCTCGACTCCAGCAGCACCTCAGCAAACAAGACCGCCTTCTTGCCTACCGGCTCCAGGACATCTGGAAACAGGGACAGAAAATAGTCAACGCCCGTCAGCTTCTAGAAGACGAAGCTTTCATCACCGCATCCCGCCAGTATCTCACGACAAACACACCGCTCAAAGACCTGATGTTTCGCCACACCCGTGATACGCTGCGCCAGTACTACCGCCGTGGATTACTAGAACGGGATATTCCAGTGCGGCAGGTACAGGATAACGCGATCGTCCTGGAACCTACCCGCGAAGCTGAACTCTACTGCGCCGTCAGTGACTACGTTCGCCACTTCTACCGCCTAGCGCAAAAAGAGAACCGCAAAGCACTGGGCTTTCTAATGACCCTCTACCGTAAACGCCTAACCAGTTCTTTCTACGCCGTTCAGCAGTCTCTTCAACGCCGACTAGATTCACTGCTCACCCAGCAAGGAAACGGTTTGACTAGCGACGACCTAGCGGAACTGGACGATGCAGATGATGCAGTAATTGAAGGACTGGAATCCTACCTGGAGCCGATCGATCCAAAAGAAATTCAGTATCTTGAAGACCTGCTGCGGCAGTTCGACAATACCGGGGAAGATACCAAGTGCGCCCGTTTTATTACCATGCTGCGCCAGGAACTCAACGAACGGGAAAGCGCGATCGCCTTTACTCAATACACAGACACAATGGACTACCTGCGGGATTTCCTCAGTTCCAGCTTTGGCAATTTGGTTGCCTGCTACTCTGGACGCGGGGGCGAACTCTATCAGGGCGGCGTATGGATTGCAGTTCCCAAAGAAGAAATCAAGCATCGCTTTCGAGAGGGGGAACTAAAACTGCTCCTCTGCACCGAGTCCGCCAGCGAGGGCTTAAACCTGCAAACCTGCGGCGTTCTGTTTAACTACGATATGCCCTGGAACCCCATGCGCGTTGAGCAGCGGATTGGCAGGATCGATCGCATCGGACAGCGTTACGCGACAGTCAGAATCCACAACTTCTACTACGACGGCACAATCGAGGCAAAGGTTTACAGAAAACTGCGCGATCGCATCAATGCCTTTGCAATCGTTGTAGGCAACCTCCAGCCCATCCTGGCAAAGGTTCCCACTTTTATCGAACGCGCCGTAATGAGCGCAGATCCACAGGAAGAAGATGTCTTGCTGTCCGAATTTGATCACGACCTGGAAACGCCGCCCCTCCGACCTGCTTTAGATGAAATGGTCACAATGGATGTAGAAGCAGATCTGGCAGAGCTTCAAAAACCGATCGTCCCTGCACCTGTTAACCCAGACCAAATAGAGCATCTATTTACAACATCCAAGCTGTTACAAAAATGTGGCATACATCTCGTACAGGAAAGCAATAACACCTGGCAACTCACCTACAATTCAAAAACCTACAGAGTTACCTTCTCACCCGATCTATACGGTGATCAGCCCTCACTACAACTCATGAGCTTTGGAGAACCCCTCTTTGAGGAACTCCTCCGAACTGTAATGAGTTGTCGTCCCCCAGTTGCCTGA
- a CDS encoding NYN domain-containing protein, with amino-acid sequence MQGEVQSSSARLAVLIDADNANPNLIEPLLQEIAIYGIAHVKRIYSDWTDQHANAWKPKLHKFAIQPIQQFKYTVGKNATDSALIIDAMDLLYTGNFDGFCIVSSDSDFTRLASRIREAGLVVYGFGEKKTPEAFVSACDKFIYVEILEQNNTTQVPASKESPVDAAKASNKQSKIDKKLLTLLKNAYEAIAEEDGWGRLGALGTQLNKLSPSFDSRNYGYKKLGELVRATGRFEIRETPHDKSPTVKELHIKLKAQPGGVA; translated from the coding sequence ATGCAAGGAGAGGTTCAATCTAGTTCAGCGCGGCTCGCAGTCCTAATCGATGCAGATAACGCAAACCCGAACCTGATCGAACCTCTGCTTCAGGAAATTGCTATCTATGGCATAGCGCACGTCAAACGAATTTATAGCGATTGGACTGATCAACATGCCAATGCCTGGAAGCCAAAGCTCCACAAATTTGCAATCCAGCCCATCCAGCAGTTCAAATACACCGTTGGCAAAAACGCAACCGATAGTGCCCTAATTATCGATGCGATGGACTTGCTCTACACAGGCAACTTCGACGGATTCTGTATTGTTTCAAGCGACAGTGACTTTACTCGCCTCGCCAGCCGTATCCGAGAAGCAGGGTTAGTCGTCTATGGATTTGGCGAAAAAAAGACACCAGAAGCCTTTGTCAGTGCTTGTGACAAATTCATCTATGTTGAAATTCTGGAGCAAAACAACACAACCCAGGTTCCAGCAAGTAAAGAGTCTCCAGTGGATGCAGCAAAAGCGTCCAACAAGCAGAGCAAGATTGATAAGAAATTACTCACGCTTCTGAAAAATGCTTATGAAGCGATCGCCGAGGAGGATGGCTGGGGAAGGCTAGGAGCATTGGGCACACAGCTCAACAAACTATCCCCCTCATTCGACTCCCGAAACTACGGTTACAAGAAGCTGGGAGAACTCGTTCGAGCAACCGGAAGATTTGAGATCCGCGAAACGCCCCATGATAAAAGCCCGACTGTCAAAGAACTGCATATCAAGCTAAAAGCTCAGCCTGGAGGTGTCGCTTGA
- a CDS encoding DUF1156 domain-containing protein gives MTNTTPKRKPVFIEKIMPVTLLNEQVYYEHGGNPFKGLHRWYSRKPLSFSRASVLGSLLPADVTIEEFEYLLGLNRRVSGMQDKTTKLYKTPPSPDRIKKVQELCEQMWGTRTPTVLDAFAGGGSIPFEAARYGLNVLASDLNSVAVVTMKAAIEYPLKFGADLQVEIDRWVKWVGDEAEKRLAPFFPSLPGEKVQNYLWAHTVKCPNCESIVPLSPNWWLSKTSNYAGKGQARKITSDWCAVKPVPSNIEKQVDFKLIKGRKGKGDAIVTPDGEYDPNLEATISRGVGKCPICKNIIEEQAIKSFAQSVGLGQQLYAIVARKGDNSLEFRVPNEFDFYAIEQASEFLEERRVQWESKGLIPVQEIPSNTHRGPDMYLYGIQFWNQLFHTRQLLTLTVYAEIISDAKSKMQVEYCAKKLEAVSTYLALVFDRCVDENCRLGRWNPPRVSSEGASSQHALNFMWNFSERNGAGSLWRLCADVFASDYISLCSLIGVKLSSSLSYNLELDNHDSIQIDAASADSLIHISDNSIGTIVTDPPYYASIRYGEISDFFYVWLRANLFDIFPSLFFNELTDKDNEAIANPGRFRNMGASPEELANQDYEAKMALAFAEYYRVLRDDGVMTVQFNHKDSGAWDVLAKSLIDAGFEITASWAVSTENPQNLHQAQKNSVSSTVLLVCRKRDPNAGQAWWDDLRPDVANLVEQRAPEFEANDITGIDLYLSAFGPALNVFSRNYPILDSSGNEVRPEEAFAEARRAIANYRFRKLAQTDTAGFDPLTTWYMLAWDAFRAREFPFDDARQLALAVGGFNVADLAKTYKLLDSTSGTCKFLTPQQRHKKRAFSLIDTEFSARHLIDALHAIITLYQEEQAIEPVRRFLKSTGLLSNDLFMRSWEVALKVIPRIGDERKRIPEEKALADLWLAMDEIKAKVVYVQPELDLGDGQQSLDFGAVMNDE, from the coding sequence ATGCAGGACAAGACGACGAAGCTGTATAAAACGCCGCCTTCGCCCGATCGCATTAAGAAGGTGCAGGAACTCTGTGAGCAGATGTGGGGCACGCGCACGCCGACTGTGCTGGATGCCTTTGCCGGAGGGGGATCAATCCCTTTTGAAGCGGCTCGGTATGGGTTGAATGTGCTGGCTTCGGATCTAAACTCGGTGGCAGTGGTGACGATGAAGGCAGCGATCGAGTATCCGCTGAAGTTTGGGGCGGATCTTCAGGTGGAGATTGATAGATGGGTGAAGTGGGTGGGGGATGAGGCAGAGAAGCGGCTTGCCCCGTTTTTTCCGTCGTTGCCGGGAGAGAAGGTTCAGAATTACCTGTGGGCACATACGGTTAAATGTCCAAATTGTGAGTCGATCGTGCCCTTGAGTCCTAATTGGTGGCTCAGTAAAACAAGTAACTATGCAGGAAAAGGGCAAGCAAGGAAAATTACGAGTGATTGGTGTGCAGTCAAACCAGTTCCCAGCAATATAGAAAAGCAAGTAGATTTCAAGTTGATAAAAGGCAGAAAAGGGAAAGGAGACGCGATTGTTACCCCTGATGGCGAGTACGACCCAAATCTTGAAGCCACTATAAGTCGCGGTGTAGGAAAATGCCCCATCTGCAAGAACATAATAGAAGAACAAGCTATCAAATCCTTTGCTCAATCAGTTGGTTTAGGGCAACAGTTATATGCCATTGTTGCTCGAAAGGGCGATAATTCTCTTGAATTTAGAGTACCAAATGAATTCGATTTCTACGCAATAGAACAAGCTAGTGAATTTTTAGAGGAGCGGAGAGTTCAATGGGAATCTAAGGGACTGATCCCTGTTCAAGAAATTCCCTCCAATACTCATCGAGGTCCTGATATGTATCTCTATGGGATACAGTTTTGGAATCAACTTTTTCATACACGTCAACTACTCACACTTACGGTATATGCAGAAATCATCAGTGATGCTAAGAGTAAAATGCAGGTTGAGTACTGTGCTAAAAAACTAGAAGCAGTTTCAACCTATCTCGCTTTAGTTTTCGATCGTTGTGTTGATGAAAATTGTAGATTAGGACGCTGGAATCCACCTAGAGTCAGTTCTGAAGGTGCTTCGTCACAGCACGCACTGAATTTCATGTGGAACTTCTCAGAAAGGAATGGTGCTGGCAGCTTGTGGCGATTGTGTGCCGATGTCTTTGCATCAGACTATATAAGCTTATGTTCTCTAATTGGCGTAAAACTCAGTTCTAGTTTGTCCTATAACTTAGAGTTAGATAATCACGACTCAATTCAAATAGATGCTGCATCAGCCGATAGTCTCATTCACATTTCTGACAACTCTATAGGAACTATCGTTACTGATCCTCCATATTATGCTTCTATTCGATATGGGGAGATTTCAGATTTCTTCTATGTCTGGCTGAGAGCCAATTTATTCGACATATTTCCTAGCTTATTTTTCAATGAATTAACTGATAAAGACAACGAAGCAATTGCTAATCCTGGACGTTTTCGCAATATGGGAGCTTCCCCCGAAGAACTTGCCAACCAGGACTACGAAGCAAAAATGGCACTTGCCTTTGCCGAATACTATCGAGTTCTACGCGACGATGGCGTGATGACCGTTCAATTTAACCACAAAGACTCCGGCGCATGGGATGTGCTTGCGAAATCCCTGATTGATGCCGGATTTGAAATCACTGCATCCTGGGCAGTCAGCACCGAAAACCCGCAAAACCTGCACCAGGCACAGAAAAACTCTGTCTCCAGCACCGTCCTCCTCGTCTGCCGCAAACGCGATCCCAACGCTGGACAAGCCTGGTGGGACGACCTCCGCCCCGATGTTGCTAACCTCGTCGAACAACGCGCCCCCGAATTTGAAGCAAACGACATCACTGGAATCGACCTCTACCTGAGTGCCTTCGGTCCCGCCCTCAACGTCTTTTCCCGCAACTACCCTATCCTTGACTCCTCCGGCAACGAAGTCCGCCCCGAAGAAGCCTTTGCCGAAGCAAGGAGGGCGATCGCCAATTACCGTTTCCGCAAACTTGCCCAAACCGACACCGCCGGATTCGACCCCCTCACCACCTGGTATATGCTCGCCTGGGATGCCTTCCGCGCCCGCGAATTTCCCTTCGATGATGCCCGTCAGCTTGCCCTTGCCGTCGGAGGCTTCAACGTCGCAGACCTGGCAAAAACCTACAAACTGCTCGACTCCACCAGCGGCACCTGCAAATTCCTCACCCCCCAACAACGCCACAAAAAACGCGCCTTCTCCCTGATCGACACCGAATTCTCCGCCCGCCACCTGATCGATGCCCTCCACGCCATCATCACCCTCTACCAGGAAGAACAGGCGATCGAACCCGTCCGCCGCTTCCTCAAATCCACCGGGCTACTAAGCAACGATTTATTTATGCGATCGTGGGAAGTTGCTCTCAAAGTCATCCCCCGCATCGGCGACGAACGCAAACGCATCCCCGAAGAAAAAGCCCTCGCAGACCTGTGGCTGGCAATGGACGAAATCAAAGCTAAAGTCGTCTACGTGCAGCCCGAACTAGACTTAGGAGATGGGCAGCAGAGCTTAGATTTTGGAGCGGTGATGAACGATGAGTAG